One genomic segment of Natrialbaceae archaeon AArc-T1-2 includes these proteins:
- a CDS encoding universal stress protein, which produces MPTYDTILIPTDGSRPAERGVEHGLSIAADNDADVHFVHIIDKIRHGDTPALSNYELTLEDAEDEALADLEALAERAREHDLDTEVHCRRGMPHEEIVTVADAVDADLVVMGKHGEGEAELPHIGSVADRVLRTCGCPVFTV; this is translated from the coding sequence ATGCCGACCTACGACACAATCTTGATTCCGACCGACGGTAGCCGACCGGCCGAACGCGGCGTCGAACACGGACTCTCGATCGCCGCCGACAACGATGCGGACGTCCACTTCGTTCACATTATCGACAAGATCCGCCACGGAGACACGCCAGCGCTCTCGAACTACGAACTCACGCTCGAGGACGCCGAAGACGAGGCGCTCGCCGATCTGGAAGCGCTCGCAGAGCGCGCCCGCGAGCACGATCTGGACACGGAGGTTCACTGCAGACGTGGCATGCCACACGAGGAGATCGTCACAGTGGCCGATGCGGTCGACGCCGACCTCGTCGTGATGGGGAAACACGGTGAGGGAGAAGCCGAACTGCCACACATCGGCAGCGTCGCCGACCGCGTGCTCCGGACCTGTGGCTGTCCCGTCTTTACGGTCTGA